The window CGGAGCGCGCCGAACGGATCCGCGGCCAGGAGCGCGCCGACATCGCGGCCCATCTGCACGACTCCGTCCTGCAGACCCTCGCCCTCATCCAGCGCAACGCGGAATCGCCGCGCGAGGTGACCCGCCTGGCGCGCGGGCAGGAGCGCGAGCTGCGCGGCCTGCTCTACGGGACACGCGCCGCGGGCGGCCAGCTCAGCGCGGAGCTGCGCACCGCCGCCGCCGAGGTCGAGGACGCGTACGCCGTCAAGGTGGACGTCGTCGTGGTCGGTGACCTCGTCCTGGACGACGCGCTCGCGGCGGCCTGCGCCGCGGCCCGCGAGGCGATGGTCAACGCGGCTCGGCATTCCGGAGCCACGGACGTCTCGCTCTACGCCGAGGTCGAGGCCGACGCGGTCAGCGTCTTCGTCCGGGACCGCGGGATCGGCTTCGAGCCGGACGCGGTCGCCGAGGACCGCCAGGGGGTGCGCGGCTCGATCATCGGCCGCGTCGAGCGCCACGGCGGGACGGTCTCGATCCGCAGCAGCCCTGGCGGCGGTACCGAGGTAGCGATAAGGATGCGGCGATGACGACGGTCTTCCTGGTCGACGACCACGCCATGTTCCGGGCCGGCGTCCGCGCGGAGCTCGGCGGGCGGGTGGAGGTCGTCGGCGAGGCTGCGACGCCGGCCGAGGCCGTCGCCGGCATCGTGGCGAGCAGGCCGCAGGTCGTCCTGCTCGACGTGCACATGCCGGACGGAGGAGGCCTCGCCGTCCTGCGGCAGGTGGGCGAGAGCCTGCCGGCCACGCGTTTCCTGGTGCTCTCCGTGTCGGACGCGGCCGAGGACGTCATCGCGCTGATCCGCGCGGGTGCCCGTGGCTACGTCACCAAGACGATCTCCGCCGACGATCTCGCCGACGCCGTCGAGCGGGTGGCGGGCGGGGACGTCGTGTTCAGCCCCCGGCTGGCGGGCTTCGTCCTGGACGCCTTCCGGGACGCCACCCCCGCGCCGCCCGTCCCTACGGCCGCCGCCACTGGCACCGACGCGGACTTCGACCAGCTCACGCCGCGCGAACGTGAGGTGCTGCGGCTGCTGGCCCGCGGATACGCCTACAAGGAGATCGCGGCCGAGCTGTTCATCTCGGTCAAGACCGTGGAGACGCACGCGTCCAACGTCCTGCGCAAGCTGCGGCTGTCCAGCCGCCACCAGCTCACCCGGTGGGCGGCCGACCGCCGGATCACCTAGCGCGCCGGCGGACGCCGGCGTCGGCGGTCCTCACCATCTCTCCACGACCTGGGCGCCCTGTCCGACCCGCACGCGGCGTGCGGGTCGGACAGGGCGCCCAGGGTCTTCTCCAGGTGTCGCGGCTCAGCCGCGCCAGCCGCGCCTAACGCAGGGCGCGGCGACGGCTGCTGCTGCGGCGACGGCTGGTGTGGCTACGGCCACGGCGACGGCTGGTGGGCCGGTAGATCAGCAGAAGGATGATCGCACCGACGATGGACCCGATGACGCCGGACGGCTGCAGCGCGCCCTCGCTGAGGTCCTTGTGGAAAAGAACGTAACCCAGGAATCCGCCGATGAACGAGCCGACGACGCCCAACATAATCGTGGTCGGAACACTCATCGGGTCGGGGCCGGGCACGAGAAGACGCGCGACCGCGCCGGCGATGAGACCGAGCACGATCCAGGAGATGATGGTCACGAGCACGGGATCCTCCAGGGAAAACCATTTTCGACGATCATCCGCCGTGTTGTGGGGAGCTTTACCCCACCAACCCCGCGACCCAAACAAAGCAGTTTGCGCATGCCACCGTCAGCACTGTGGCATGCGCCTGCCGGAGCTTGCGCCCTCGCATTGACGTCAAACCGAAATCGAACCATCACCACGTGTAGTCGATTGGATCACCAAGGGAACACCGGCTACACCCCGTGTTCGGCAACGCCCTCCGGACTTTCGGCGATCGTGGAGGTCAGGACTGCGCGGCCTGGCCGGCGACGGCCCGGCCGGCCTCGCCCGCCCCGGCGACGAGCTCGTGGACGAGACGCATCTTGTCCAGCGCGGGGGGCGGGAGGACGAACGGATACAGGTCCGGGTGGCCCATGGACCTGTTGATCATATTGAGTGACCAGGCCAGCGGCAGCCACAGCTCGATGATGCGCCTGAACCCGACGTCGCCGACGAGTGGAGTCGCCAGGGTGGCACCAGCGGGGGCGAATCCGAACGCGGCGGCGGTATCGAGGGTGTCGCGAACATGAAGGTAGTGCGCGAAGGTCTCGGCCCAGTCCTCGGCCGGGTGCATGGTGGCGTAGGCGGAGACATACGTCTCCTGCCATCCACTCGGCGGGCCCTTTTGGTAGTGCCGGTCCAGGGCGGCCTGATAGTCGGCGTCGGGGTCGCCGAACAGCGATGTGAACCGCTCCCTGGCGTCGCCGCCGTCGGTGAGGACCGTGAAGTAGTAATGACCGACCTCGTGCCGGAAGTGGCCGAGCAGGGTGCGGTAGGGCTCGGCCATCGACACGCGCAGCTGCTCGCGGTGCACATCGTCGCCCTCGGCCAGGTCCAGGGTGATCACCCCGTTGGCGTGGCCGGTGATGACGCGCTCCTGGCCGCTGGAGAGCAGGTCGAAACACAGTCCGGCCTCGGGGTCGACGTCGCGTCCACGCAGCGGCAGGCCCAGCTCGGTCAGCTCGAACACCAGCCGGCGCTTGGCCGCCTCGGCCTCGGCGAAGGCCGGTAGCGCGTCCAGATCCGTGTCCGCGGGACGGGTGCGGGTGAGCGCGCAGGACCTGCACAGCCCGGACGGGTGCTCGGGCGGAGCCAGCCAGTTGCAGGCGGCGATGTCGACGTTCGCGCACCTGGACGCTCGGGCGCCCTCGGCGTGGACTCCCTCGTCGGGCACGACGGCGAACGAGCCCGCGTCGGGATCGAAGCCGACGCCGCTGTGGCAGGCCAGGCAACGCGAGTTCTCGAACGTCAGCTGCTGCCCGCACCTCGGGCAGGCGAAATCACGCATCGCCGATATCCCTTGGCGACGAAGAACGTCGTGTTGCCCGGGTCATGGCCCCAGTTCGCGGTGTTGCGCCAGATCTCACCTGGCCAGTGTGGCCCACGATGCGGCGCGCCAACCCTGGAAACCTTTCCCGCCCGCGACCGCGCTGGCGAGTGAACCCGCCGCGGGCTCACCGCCCAGCCGCCGGCTCCCGGCGGCCAGCGCCACGCGATGATGGCTAGGGCCGGCCGCGGCGGCGGGGCCGGCGGGATGACAGGCACGTGGGAGGCGGGTCAGATGGCTGCTGGCGGGCGCGGCGCGCCGCCAGAATGGCGCGGGAAGAAGCCAGGCACGGGAATGGAGCCCCTGCCGTCGGCCGCCAGGCCCTTCGAGCTGGTCCCCCGCCCCGCCGGTGGGGACAGCCCAGCCGGCGTGCTGGTCCTGCACGGGCTCACGGGCACACCGCACAGTGTGCGGTCCTGGGGGGAGTATCTCGGCGCCGCCGGGCTGGCGGTGTCCTGCCCGCTGCTGCCCGGGCACGGTACCCACTGGCGCGACCTGGCCACGACAGGGTGGGGCGACTGGTACCGGGCGGTCGACGACGCCTTCGCCGAACTCGCCGCCCGCCGCGCACCGGTGTTCGTGATGGGCCTGTCCATGGGTGGCACCCTCGCGCTCCGCCTCGCCGAGGAACGCGGCGGCGAGCTCGCCGGGGTGGTCACGGTCAACCCCGCGCTCGACACCAGCCGACGGGGAGCCCGCCTCGTCCCGTA of the Pseudofrankia saprophytica genome contains:
- a CDS encoding LuxR C-terminal-related transcriptional regulator, yielding MTTVFLVDDHAMFRAGVRAELGGRVEVVGEAATPAEAVAGIVASRPQVVLLDVHMPDGGGLAVLRQVGESLPATRFLVLSVSDAAEDVIALIRAGARGYVTKTISADDLADAVERVAGGDVVFSPRLAGFVLDAFRDATPAPPVPTAAATGTDADFDQLTPREREVLRLLARGYAYKEIAAELFISVKTVETHASNVLRKLRLSSRHQLTRWAADRRIT
- a CDS encoding GlsB/YeaQ/YmgE family stress response membrane protein: MLVTIISWIVLGLIAGAVARLLVPGPDPMSVPTTIMLGVVGSFIGGFLGYVLFHKDLSEGALQPSGVIGSIVGAIILLLIYRPTSRRRGRSHTSRRRSSSRRRALR
- a CDS encoding zinc-binding metallopeptidase family protein — its product is MRDFACPRCGQQLTFENSRCLACHSGVGFDPDAGSFAVVPDEGVHAEGARASRCANVDIAACNWLAPPEHPSGLCRSCALTRTRPADTDLDALPAFAEAEAAKRRLVFELTELGLPLRGRDVDPEAGLCFDLLSSGQERVITGHANGVITLDLAEGDDVHREQLRVSMAEPYRTLLGHFRHEVGHYYFTVLTDGGDARERFTSLFGDPDADYQAALDRHYQKGPPSGWQETYVSAYATMHPAEDWAETFAHYLHVRDTLDTAAAFGFAPAGATLATPLVGDVGFRRIIELWLPLAWSLNMINRSMGHPDLYPFVLPPPALDKMRLVHELVAGAGEAGRAVAGQAAQS
- a CDS encoding alpha/beta hydrolase, translated to MAAGGRGAPPEWRGKKPGTGMEPLPSAARPFELVPRPAGGDSPAGVLVLHGLTGTPHSVRSWGEYLGAAGLAVSCPLLPGHGTHWRDLATTGWGDWYRAVDDAFAELAARRAPVFVMGLSMGGTLALRLAEERGGELAGVVTVNPALDTSRRGARLVPYAARVLPSVRASPLGGRLWGPKYSDIKAPGVQDVGYERLSLRAFASMGELCAVTLPDLHRVACPVLTFRSVTDHVVGPSSGRLLLAGVTGAPVTEQLLLDSYHVATLDNDKERVFAGSLDFVRRHTTAQHLSPTRHVCGRSAEGTVPIVARID